One Lysinibacillus sp. OF-1 DNA segment encodes these proteins:
- a CDS encoding YceI family protein has product MKKYTIDFSHSTIGFSVRHMMISRIHGTFEAYNAEIVAADIEQMQKANISFTIAVASVSTKNHDRDVHLVSPDFFDADVYPKIIFTSTYIDQLHERKFAIHGDLTIKNITRPIVFTTVYTGKGVNPWAQEVFGFQAKAQIDRRDFNLVYNTFLETGGVLISDEIDIVVDLELNLL; this is encoded by the coding sequence ATGAAAAAATACACTATTGATTTCAGTCATTCAACAATTGGCTTTTCTGTGCGACATATGATGATTTCCCGTATTCACGGAACATTCGAAGCGTACAATGCTGAGATAGTTGCAGCAGATATTGAACAAATGCAGAAGGCAAACATTTCATTTACTATTGCCGTGGCTAGTGTCTCTACCAAAAATCATGATCGTGATGTCCATCTCGTTTCTCCCGATTTTTTTGATGCAGACGTCTATCCAAAAATCATATTTACTTCTACATACATTGATCAACTTCATGAAAGAAAATTTGCAATTCATGGGGATTTAACTATCAAAAACATAACAAGGCCCATTGTATTTACAACAGTATATACAGGAAAAGGTGTCAATCCATGGGCACAAGAAGTATTTGGCTTTCAAGCAAAGGCACAAATCGATCGTCGCGATTTTAATCTAGTCTATAATACGTTTCTAGAAACAGGCGGCGTTTTAATCAGTGATGAAATAGATATTGTTGTTGATCTAGAGTTAAATCTTCTATAA